The Longimicrobium sp. genome includes a window with the following:
- a CDS encoding APC family permease → MQLARRLGLFDATMIVMGGIVGSGIFVTPYVVARHVHTPALIVGAWLAGGVIALAGAFVYAELAARRPHVGGQYAYLRDAYHPAVAFVYGWALLLVIQTGGMAAVAVTFARYFREVTQVPLGEPVIAGLGIALLAAVNCMGVRSGGTVQNTLMVLKIAAILALVAAGLFFVTGPVDAAPAAAPAVGGGSVLLAFGAAMTPVMFSYGGWQTASFVAGEMRNPRRDLARGLLIGVLGVIALYVGVTLACVQALGAAGLAETTAPASSVMRLAFGPTGATIIAAGIAISTLGFLSQGMLTAPRVYFAMAEDRLFFRSVAWVSPRTQAPVVAVLLQGALSLLIALSG, encoded by the coding sequence GTGCAGCTCGCCCGCAGGCTGGGGCTGTTCGACGCCACCATGATCGTGATGGGCGGCATCGTGGGCAGCGGCATCTTCGTCACGCCGTACGTGGTCGCGCGCCACGTGCACACGCCGGCGCTCATCGTGGGCGCGTGGCTCGCGGGCGGGGTGATCGCGCTGGCCGGCGCGTTCGTGTACGCGGAGTTGGCCGCGCGGCGCCCGCACGTGGGCGGCCAGTACGCATACCTGCGAGACGCCTACCACCCGGCCGTGGCGTTCGTCTACGGCTGGGCGCTGCTGCTGGTCATCCAGACGGGCGGGATGGCGGCCGTGGCGGTGACGTTCGCGCGCTACTTTCGCGAGGTCACGCAGGTGCCGCTGGGCGAGCCGGTGATCGCCGGGCTGGGCATCGCGCTGCTGGCCGCGGTGAACTGCATGGGCGTGCGCTCCGGCGGAACCGTGCAGAACACGCTGATGGTGCTGAAGATCGCCGCGATCCTGGCGCTCGTCGCGGCCGGGCTGTTCTTCGTGACCGGGCCGGTGGATGCGGCCCCCGCGGCCGCCCCGGCCGTGGGCGGCGGAAGCGTGCTGCTGGCCTTCGGCGCGGCGATGACGCCGGTGATGTTCTCGTACGGCGGATGGCAGACGGCCAGCTTCGTCGCGGGCGAGATGCGGAACCCGCGGCGCGACCTTGCGCGCGGACTGCTGATCGGCGTGCTGGGGGTGATCGCCCTGTACGTCGGCGTCACGCTGGCGTGCGTGCAGGCGCTGGGCGCCGCGGGGCTGGCGGAAACGACGGCGCCCGCCTCCAGCGTCATGCGCCTGGCGTTCGGCCCCACGGGGGCGACGATCATCGCGGCGGGCATCGCCATTTCCACGCTCGGCTTCCTCAGCCAGGGGATGCTGACGGCGCCGCGCGTGTACTTCGCCATGGCCGAGGATCGCCTGTTCTTCCGCTCCGTCGCGTGGGTTTCGCCCCGCACGCAGGCGCCGGTGGTAGCGGTGCTGCTGCAGGGCGCACTGTCGCTGCTGATCGCCCTCTCCGG
- a CDS encoding ankyrin repeat domain-containing protein, with protein sequence MSKSVDPVEAFIEAACVPLDRAHVSGTLDDANAILAAHPSIAARSIHTAAILGDEEVVRRFLALDPANATAKAAPRGWDALTHLCFSRYLRLDPARSEGLVQSARALLDAGASANTGWYETRHQPQPERESVLYGAAGIAHHAELTRLLLGRGADPNDAEVVYHTPESYDNAAMEALLGTGRLTQESLSIMLVRKHDLHDLEGVRLLLAQGIDLNGPWRWNPLHHALARDNTLAAIELLLDHGADAALVVNGRSAISLAARRGRGDVLQLLERRGVAMDLRGADRLIAACARNDEPAVRSISESEPQAVAQVRAEGGQLLAEFAGNGNLEGVRLLLDLGVPVSAAFPQGDGYFDVAPGSMALHVAAWRAHPATVQLLIDRGAPVDVPDGRGRTPLMLAVRATADSYWTDRRSPDSVRALLAAGSSTAGVPFPSGYAEVDALLAAHAAQRPEG encoded by the coding sequence ATGAGCAAGTCCGTGGATCCGGTGGAGGCCTTCATCGAGGCCGCCTGCGTGCCGCTGGACCGCGCACACGTCTCCGGAACGCTGGATGATGCAAACGCGATCCTCGCCGCGCATCCTTCCATCGCGGCGCGCAGCATCCACACGGCCGCGATTCTGGGCGATGAAGAGGTGGTCCGCCGCTTCCTGGCGCTCGATCCCGCGAACGCCACGGCAAAGGCGGCACCGCGTGGGTGGGACGCGCTCACGCACCTGTGCTTCTCGCGCTACCTGCGGCTGGATCCTGCGCGCTCGGAGGGCCTGGTGCAGTCGGCGCGGGCGCTGCTCGACGCCGGCGCCAGCGCGAACACGGGATGGTACGAAACGCGTCACCAGCCGCAGCCGGAGCGGGAAAGCGTACTCTACGGGGCGGCCGGCATTGCCCACCACGCGGAGCTGACACGGCTGCTGCTGGGCCGCGGGGCCGATCCGAACGACGCAGAGGTCGTCTACCACACGCCCGAAAGCTACGACAACGCTGCCATGGAGGCGCTGCTGGGCACGGGAAGGCTCACGCAGGAAAGCCTGTCGATCATGCTCGTCCGCAAGCACGATTTGCACGACCTCGAGGGCGTGCGGCTGCTTCTGGCGCAGGGCATCGACCTCAATGGACCCTGGCGGTGGAATCCGCTGCACCACGCGTTGGCGCGCGACAACACACTGGCGGCGATCGAGCTGCTGCTGGACCACGGCGCCGACGCCGCGCTCGTCGTAAACGGCCGCTCCGCGATCAGCCTGGCAGCGCGCCGCGGGCGGGGTGACGTGCTGCAGCTGCTGGAGCGGCGCGGTGTGGCGATGGATCTGCGCGGTGCCGACCGGCTGATCGCCGCCTGCGCCCGCAACGACGAGCCGGCCGTACGCTCCATCTCCGAAAGCGAGCCCCAGGCGGTCGCCCAGGTACGGGCGGAGGGTGGCCAGCTCCTGGCGGAGTTCGCCGGCAACGGGAACCTGGAGGGCGTCCGGCTCCTTCTGGACCTGGGCGTCCCCGTGTCGGCCGCATTCCCGCAGGGCGACGGCTACTTCGACGTCGCACCGGGCAGCATGGCGCTGCACGTGGCGGCGTGGCGCGCGCATCCCGCGACCGTGCAGCTGCTGATCGATCGCGGCGCGCCCGTCGACGTGCCGGATGGCAGGGGCCGCACCCCGCTCATGCTGGCGGTGCGCGCCACGGCGGACTCGTACTGGACCGACCGGCGCTCGCCCGACTCCGTCCGCGCGCTCCTCGCCGCCGGTAGCTCCACGGCCGGCGTCCCGTTCCCCTCGGGCTATGCCGAGGTCGACGCGCTGCTCGCCGCGCATGCGGCCCAGCGTCCGGAAGGCTGA